The nucleotide sequence CTGTTCACCTACTGCCTCTCCGTACTGTGCGACCACGACGCCGCGATCGAGGTGCTCGGTGACGTCCTGTCGCTCTCCGAGAGGCAGTTCGGCCGCTGTCCCTCGGCCGAGGGGGAGCGCAAGGCCTGGCTCTATGCGCTCGCCCGTTGGGCGTGTCTTCGCAAGCTCACCGAACAGCGCACCAGCCGTCAAGGCGCGCATGTGAAGGGCCCGGCGCCGGCGCCGGACGCGACGCCTTCGGCGTGCGACCCGGCCGTCGCCCCGGAGACCGCCGAGCGCCGCCGCCGCGAACTGGCCATGCTGGCCTGGCCGGAGGCGGCGGGGACCACACCCGAGCAGCGCGAGATCCTGGAGCTGGCCGTACGCCACCAGCTCGGCCCGCGCGACGTCGCCGCCGTCCTGTCGATGGAACTGATGGCCGCCCGCGAGCTGTTGGCGTCGGCTGCCTGCGAGGTGGAGCGCACCCGCGCCGCGCTCGCCGTCGTCGAGAGCGGCAACTGCCCCTCCGTCGCCCGGCTCACCGGCGACAGCCAGGTGCTGCTGTCGGCCACGCTCCGTCGCGAGCTCGTGCGGCACGTGGACGACTGCCCGCGCTGCCGGCGCGCCGCCGAGCACGTCGAGGCGTCGGGTCCCTGGCCGGGCGCGGGCACCGCGGCGGCGCAGGGAGCGTCGCGCGCCACGACCCCCAGGGCGCCCGCCGTCCTGCCGTTCGTCGAGGCGCCGCGCGCCGCCGCCTACACCGCGATGATCCACGCGCCACGGGCCCGCGGCACCGCACCGCGCTTCGGGCGAAACGGTTTCCCGATGGACCCCAAGGACCGCGCGGCGCGCCGCGACCGGCTGCGGGCCCGCGCCGTGACGACGACGGTCGTGGCGACCGTCGTCGCCGCCCCCGTACTCGCCCTGTGGGCGGCGTACCGCAGCGCGCCGCAGACGGGAGAGGGGCACAACGGCGCCTCGATCAGCGCGGGCGGTCAGGACGGGCCAGGGCGGGTCGACGGGCAGCCGTACGACCGGTTCGAGAACGCGGGCAACGCCAGCCCGGGGTCCCGCTTCACGGCGGGCAGCCGCTCCCCTGACGTGTCCGTCGAGGTCATCAGCGACGGTACGTCCGTACCGCCCACCGGGACGGGCCGGCCGGGCGCTGGCGCCGCCGGCCTCGCCGTCTCCGCCTCGTCCAGCGGCGACGTGACGACGATCACGCTCAGGGCGACGGGCGGCGCGCCGGTCACGTGGGCGGCGACGACCGGGGCGAACTGGCTGCGGCTGAGCCGTAACTCCGGCACCCTCGCCCCCGGCCGGTCCGTCACGATCCAGGCCGTCGTGGACCACGCGCGCGAGCCGGCCGGACCGTGGACGGCGCGGATCGCGCTGTACCCCACCGGCTCGGTCGTACGGATCGACGGCTACGGCGCCCTGCCGCCCTCCTCGGACCAGCCGGGCACCCCGGGCGGCTCAGGGAAGCCGGGCCACCCGGGAAAGCCGGGGCACCACGGCGGAGGCGGCCACGGCGGGCACGGCGGGAACGGCGGACATCCGGGCGGCGGCCAGGGCGGCGGCGGGCACCACGGCGGCAATCCCGGTCATCCAGGACCCGGCAGGCCCACCCGGCCGGGCAGCCCGGACCCCGGTTCGTCGGCGCCCACGGACCCCGGCTCCTCGGGACCGACCACCCCGACGGACCCGACCCCGCCGGCCTCCACCACCCCCGAGCCGCCGGGCCCGCCCCCGGCGGACCCGACCGGCGGCTCGGGGCAGCAGCCGGCCAGGACCGGCTGAGCGTGACTACGGCCTGACCGGGTCCGCCGGGTGCGGCGCCACCAGCGGCAGCTCGGTCGCGACGCGCCGCTCGCACAGCTCGGCCAGCACGTCGTACCCCTCCTTGCCCATCAGCTCGGTCAGCTCGGGGCGGTACGTCTTGTAGACCGGCTCGCCCGCGCCGTGCGCCGACGTCGCGGACGTGCACCACCAGTGCAGGTCATGGCCGCCGGGACCCCAGCCGCGCCGGTCGTACTCGCCGATCGACACCCGCAGCACGCGCGTGTCGTCCGGCCGGTCGATCCAGTCGTACGTGCGGCGCACCGGCAGCTGCCAGCACACGTCCGGCTTCGTCTCCAGCGGCTCGCGGCCCTCGCGCAGCGCGAGGATGTGCAGCGAACAGCCGGCGCCGCCCGCGAAGCCGGGACGGTTCTGGAAGATGCAGGAGCCCTGCCAGCGGCGCGTCTGGCGCTCACCGTCGTCGTCGGTCTGGGTCCAGCCCGTCGATGTCCCCTCGTCATGGAACTGCCACAGCTCGGGGGTGAGGCGCGCCACATGCCCAGCGACGCGCTTCTCGTCGTCCTCGTCCGAGAAATGCGCCCCCAGCGTGCAGCAGCCGTCATCGGCGCGGCCCGCCTCGATGCCCTGGCAGCCGCTGCCGAAGATGCATGTCCACCGTGAGGTGAGCCAGGTCAGGTCGCAGCGGAAGATCTGCTCGTCGTCGGCCGGGTCCGGGAATTCGACCCAGGCCCGGGCGAAGTCCAAGCCCTTCTCGTCGTTCCGGCGCGGATTCTGCTTGTCCGGGGCACTGGCTTTGCCCTGCTTCGCCTTTTTCGTCTTTGGCACAAGCCCCAGCGTATGCGCGTGACGGCGATAGCGTTCCGCCCATGAGACTCGGAGTCCTCGATGTCGGTTCGAACACCGTTCATCTGCTCGCGGTGGACGCCCACCGCGGCGCGCGCCCGCTGCCCGCGCACTCACACAAGGCGGAGCTGAGGCTCGCCGAACTCCTCGACGGGGACGGTGCGATCGGGGCGGAGGGGCTGGACCGGCTGGTCGCGACGATCGCCGAGGCCGCCCAGGCAGCCGAGGACCAGGGCTGCGAGGACGTGCTGGCCTTCGCGACCTCGGCCGTGCGGGACGCCAGCAACGTCGAGGTCGTCCTCACCCGGGTCAGGGCCGAGACCGGTGTCGACCTCCAGGTGCTCACCGGCGAGGAGGAGGCCCGGCTCACCTTCCTCGCCGCCCGCCGCTGGTTCGGCTGGTCGGCGGGCAAGCTGCTGGTGCTCGACATCGGCGGCGGCTCGCTGGAGATCGGCTACGGCATCGACGAGGCGCCCGACACCGCCGTCTCGCTGCCGCTGGGCGCCGGCCGGCTGACGGCGGGCTGGCTGCCGGCCGATCCGCCGGACCCGACGGACGTACGGGCGCTGCGCCGCCATGTGCGGGCCGAGATCGCCCGTATCGTCGGCGAGTTCGCCAGGTTCGGCAGTCCCGACCATGTGGTGGCGACGTCCAAGACCTTCCGGCAGCTCGCCAGGATCGCCGGCGCGGCCCGCTCGGCGGAGGGGCTTTACGTCCAGCGCGAATTGAGTCGTTCGTCACTGGAGGAATGGGTTCCGAAGCTGACCGGCATGACGGCGGAGCAGCGCGCGGGGCTGCCGGGCGTCTCGTCGGGCCGGGCCCCTCAGCTGCTGGCCGGAGCGCTGGTCGCCGAGGCGGCGATGGATCTGTTCCGGGTCGGCACCCTGGAGATCTGCCCCTGGGCGCTGCGCGAAGGCGTCATCCTCCGCCGTCTCGACCACCTCCCGACCACCTGAGGCAGGCTCCCGACCACCTGAGGCAGGCCCGTACGCTGTCTTCGTGGCAGATCCAGTGGTGCGCGTCCCCGATGCGAAGGTCGCCCTGTCGACGGCCTCTGTTTACCCGGAGTCCACGGCGACGGCCTTCGAGATCGCCGCACGCCTCGGTTACGACGGCGTCGAGGTCATGGTCTGGACGGATCCCGTCAGCCAGGACATCGAGGCGCTGCGCAGACTCTCCGACCACCACGGCGTGCCGATACTCGCCATCCACGCGCCGTGTCTGCTGATCACCCAGCGGGTCTGGTCGACCGACCCCTGGACGAAACTGCTGCGCGCCCGCGCGGCGGCCGAGCGGCTGGGCGCGTCGACGGTGGTCGTACATCCGCCGTTCCGCTGGCAGCGCCAGTACGCGCGCGACTTCGTCGACGGCATCTGGCGCATGGCCCACGAGACCGACGTGCGGTTCGCCGTCGAGAACATGTACCCGTGGCGCTACCGCGACCGCGAGATGCTCGCCTACGCGCCCGACTGGGACGTCACGAAGGACGACTACCGGCACTTCACCGTCGACCTCTCCCACACGGCGACCGCCCGTACCGACGCCATGGCGATGATCGACCGCATGGGCGACCGGCTGGGGCATGTGCATCTCGCCGACGGCAACGGTTCGGCGAAGGACGAGCACCTGGTGCCGGGGCGCGGCACGCAGCCGTGCGCGGAGCTGCTGGACCGGCTGGCGGTCGGCGGGTTCGACGGGCATGTGGTGATCGAGGTCAACACCCGGCGGGCGATGTCGGCGGCGGAGCGGGAGGCGGACCTGGCGGAGGCGCTGGCGTTCACCCGGCTCCACCTGGCCTCAGCCTCGCCCACACCGGCCGCTGCCCCCACCCCCGCGCCTGCGGCGACCGCGACCCCGGCGCCGTCGAAGCCCCGGTCGTCCGAGCAGCGGTCGTCCGAAGCGCGGTCGTCCGAGGGGCGGTCGCCGTCGAAGCCCCGGTCGCCCAAGGTCCGGCCGTCCAGGTCCCGCCGCTCATGACGGACCCGCACCCGCATCCGGCCCCCGGCAGGCGCGGCCGTGGCCGCCCCGCCCGTACGGAGCGGGACGAAGGCCCCGGCGCCCGGGAGCGGATCCTGACGGCGGCGCGGACCGAGTTCGCCGAGCGCGGCTACGACAAGACGTCCGTACGGGGCATCGCCAAGGCGGCCGGCGTGGACGCCGCGCTCGTCCACCACTACTTCGGTACGAAGGACGAGGTCTTCGCAGCCGCCATCGAGGTCTCCTTCGAACCGGCCCTGCTCGTGCCGTCCCTGCTGGCGGGCGACACCGACCACCTCGGGGAGCGACTGGCCCGGTACTTCATCGGCGTCTGGGAGAACCCGGCCACCCGGGCCCCGCTGCTCGCGATCGTCCGCTCGGCCCTCACGCACGAGGCGGCGGCGAACGTCCTGCGCGCGTTCGTCCTGCGCCAGCTGCTCGGCCGGATCGCGGGCGAGCTGGACGTACCCGACCCGACGTTCCGCGCCGAGCTGGCGGCCTCGCACCTGATCGGGATCTCGCTGCTGCGGTACGTGATCAAGGCGGAGCCGCTGGCCTCGGTGGATCCGGAGGAGATCATCGCGATGGTGGCCCCCACGCTGCAGCGGTACTTGACCGAAAGCTGAACACTCGTCCCGCATTCCGGACGAGCTGTCCAGATCTTGGATCCGGGGCGTACGCTCGAAGGCAATCATTTCTGCTGGAGGATCTGCCGCCGCAGCAGTCGACGCAGCAGTCGGCGGATCCCATGAAGGAGCGAGCGACGATGCCCGAGCTGAGGTCCCGCACTGTCACCCACGGCCGCAATATGGCGGGCGCGCGAGCCCTTATGCGTGCGTCGGGCGTAGCGAGCGAGGACATCGGCAAGCCGATCATCGCCGTTGCCAACTCCTTCACCGAGTTCGTGCCGGGCCACACGCACCTCGCGCCGGTCGGCCGGATCGTCTCCGAGGCGATCAAGGCGGCGGGCGCCGTGCCGCGCGAGTTCAACACGATCGCCGTCGACGACGGCATCGCGATGGGCCACGGCGGGATGCTGTACTCACTGCCGTCCCGTGACCTGATCGCGGACTCCGTCGAGTACATGGTGGAGGCGCACTGCGCCGACGCGCTGATCTGCATCTCCAACTGCGACAAGATCACGCCGGGCATGCTGATGGCCGCGCTGCGGCTCAACATCCCCACGGTCTTCGTCTCCGGCGGCCCGATGGAGGCAGGCAAGGCCACCCTGGTCGACGGCACGGTCCGCAAGCTGGACCTGGTCAACGCCATGTCGGACGCGGTCGACGAGTCCATCTCGGACGCCGACATGCTCCGTATCGAGGAGAACGCCTGCCCCACCTGCGGCTCCTGTTCGGGCATGTTCACCGCCAACTCGATGAACTGCCTGGCCGAGGCCATCGGTCTGGCCCTCCCCGGCAACGGCTCGGTCCTCGCCACCCACACGGCACGCAAGGCGCTGTACGAGAACGCCGGCCGGACGGTCGTGGAGATCACCAAGCGCCACTACGAGCAGGACGACGCGACGGTCCTGCCGCGCGCCGTCGCCACCCGCGCCGCCTTCGACAACGCCATGGCGCTGGACATCGCCATGGGCGGCTCGACCAACACGATCCTGCACCTGCTGGCAGCGGCGCAGGAAGCCGAGCTGGAGTACACGCTCGAAGAGATCAACGCCGTCTCGCGCCGCGTCCCCTGCCTGGCCAAGGTCGCGCCGAACGTCGCGCCCGGCGGCACGTACTACATGGAGGACGTCCACCGCGCCGGCGGCATCCCCGCGATCCTCGGCGAGCTGTACCGGGGCGGGCTGCTCAACGAGGACGTGCACACCGTCCACTCGACCGGCATCAAGGACTGGCTGGAGACGTGGGACGTGCGCGGCGGCTCCCCGTCCGAGGAGGCCGTCGAGCTGTGGCACGCGGCCCCCGGCTGCGTCCGCTCCGCCACCGCCTTCTCGCAGTCGGAGCGCTGGGAGACGCTGGACACGGACGCGGCGGGCGGCTGCATCCGTGACGTCGCCCACGCGTACAGCGTGGACGGCGGCCTGGCGGTCCTGCGGGGCAATCTCGCCGAGGACGGCTGCGTGGTGAAGACGGCGGGCGTGGACGAGTCCATCTGGACCTTCGAGGGCCCGGCGGTCGTCTGCGAGTCGCAGGAGGAGGCCGTCGACAAGATCCTCCGCAAGGAGATCACCGACGGCGACGTGGTCGTCATCCGCTACGAGGGCCCGCGCGGCGGCCCCGGTATGCAGGAAATGCTGTACCCCACCTCGTACTTGAAGGGCCGCGGCCTGGGCAAGACCTGCGCCCTGGTCACCGACGGCCGCTTCTCGGGCGGCACTTCGGGCCTGTCGATCGGCCACGCCTCGCCGGAGGCGGCGTCGGGCGGCACGATCGCGCTGGTCAACGACGGCGACCGGATCCGGATCGACATCCCGAACCGTTCGATCGAACTGCTGGTGAGCGACGAGGAGTTGGCCACCCGCCGCGCCGCCCTGAACGGCGTCTACGCCCCGGCGAACCGCGACCGCAAGGTCTCGGTGGCGCTGCGCGCGTACGCGGCGATGGCGACGAGCGCGGACAAGGGAGCGGTGCGGGACATCACGCGCCTGGGCTGACGCCTCGCAGCCGCCGACGCGGCGCGTATCCGGTCCGCCGGGTCACCAGCGGGCCGGATCGCCGCTGTCGACGGCGAACACCGACCCGTCGGGCGCGGTGGCGACGACCTTGCCGGGAGCGACGACGGGCGGCGGCAGCGTGGGCACGAGCGTCCGGGCCGCGGCGTCCATCCGGGGCTTGGTCTGCCCGAGCAGCGCCCCGGTCACCCCGTCGACGGCGAGCAACCGCCCGTCCCCGGCGCTGACATAGACCCGCTTCCCGTCGACGGCGGGCCGCGAGGCACGCGTGACGGACGTCTCCAGCCGCCAGCGCTGCACACCTTCGCGGGTGTCGACGGCGAGGAGCGAGCCGGTGTAGCCGACGACGTAGACGATGTCGTCGGCGACGGTGGCTTGGGCCTGTTCGACGAAGCTGGGGAGCGGGGTGCGCGTGACGGCGCGGGTCGTGGCGTCGAGTCGGACGACGGCGTTGGTGACGTCGTCGAGGTTCTGGGACAGCAGGAACAGCGCGCCGTCGGAGGCGCCCACCGGGAC is from Streptomyces sp. NBC_00370 and encodes:
- a CDS encoding BACON domain-containing protein, with the translated sequence MTSSSPETSMHTTGVHRAPRRAPRSVAQRPPERYEPYLDGLFTYCLSVLCDHDAAIEVLGDVLSLSERQFGRCPSAEGERKAWLYALARWACLRKLTEQRTSRQGAHVKGPAPAPDATPSACDPAVAPETAERRRRELAMLAWPEAAGTTPEQREILELAVRHQLGPRDVAAVLSMELMAARELLASAACEVERTRAALAVVESGNCPSVARLTGDSQVLLSATLRRELVRHVDDCPRCRRAAEHVEASGPWPGAGTAAAQGASRATTPRAPAVLPFVEAPRAAAYTAMIHAPRARGTAPRFGRNGFPMDPKDRAARRDRLRARAVTTTVVATVVAAPVLALWAAYRSAPQTGEGHNGASISAGGQDGPGRVDGQPYDRFENAGNASPGSRFTAGSRSPDVSVEVISDGTSVPPTGTGRPGAGAAGLAVSASSSGDVTTITLRATGGAPVTWAATTGANWLRLSRNSGTLAPGRSVTIQAVVDHAREPAGPWTARIALYPTGSVVRIDGYGALPPSSDQPGTPGGSGKPGHPGKPGHHGGGGHGGHGGNGGHPGGGQGGGGHHGGNPGHPGPGRPTRPGSPDPGSSAPTDPGSSGPTTPTDPTPPASTTPEPPGPPPADPTGGSGQQPARTG
- a CDS encoding Ppx/GppA phosphatase family protein, whose protein sequence is MRLGVLDVGSNTVHLLAVDAHRGARPLPAHSHKAELRLAELLDGDGAIGAEGLDRLVATIAEAAQAAEDQGCEDVLAFATSAVRDASNVEVVLTRVRAETGVDLQVLTGEEEARLTFLAARRWFGWSAGKLLVLDIGGGSLEIGYGIDEAPDTAVSLPLGAGRLTAGWLPADPPDPTDVRALRRHVRAEIARIVGEFARFGSPDHVVATSKTFRQLARIAGAARSAEGLYVQRELSRSSLEEWVPKLTGMTAEQRAGLPGVSSGRAPQLLAGALVAEAAMDLFRVGTLEICPWALREGVILRRLDHLPTT
- a CDS encoding sugar phosphate isomerase/epimerase family protein — encoded protein: MADPVVRVPDAKVALSTASVYPESTATAFEIAARLGYDGVEVMVWTDPVSQDIEALRRLSDHHGVPILAIHAPCLLITQRVWSTDPWTKLLRARAAAERLGASTVVVHPPFRWQRQYARDFVDGIWRMAHETDVRFAVENMYPWRYRDREMLAYAPDWDVTKDDYRHFTVDLSHTATARTDAMAMIDRMGDRLGHVHLADGNGSAKDEHLVPGRGTQPCAELLDRLAVGGFDGHVVIEVNTRRAMSAAEREADLAEALAFTRLHLASASPTPAAAPTPAPAATATPAPSKPRSSEQRSSEARSSEGRSPSKPRSPKVRPSRSRRS
- a CDS encoding TetR/AcrR family transcriptional regulator — protein: MTDPHPHPAPGRRGRGRPARTERDEGPGARERILTAARTEFAERGYDKTSVRGIAKAAGVDAALVHHYFGTKDEVFAAAIEVSFEPALLVPSLLAGDTDHLGERLARYFIGVWENPATRAPLLAIVRSALTHEAAANVLRAFVLRQLLGRIAGELDVPDPTFRAELAASHLIGISLLRYVIKAEPLASVDPEEIIAMVAPTLQRYLTES
- the ilvD gene encoding dihydroxy-acid dehydratase, with amino-acid sequence MPELRSRTVTHGRNMAGARALMRASGVASEDIGKPIIAVANSFTEFVPGHTHLAPVGRIVSEAIKAAGAVPREFNTIAVDDGIAMGHGGMLYSLPSRDLIADSVEYMVEAHCADALICISNCDKITPGMLMAALRLNIPTVFVSGGPMEAGKATLVDGTVRKLDLVNAMSDAVDESISDADMLRIEENACPTCGSCSGMFTANSMNCLAEAIGLALPGNGSVLATHTARKALYENAGRTVVEITKRHYEQDDATVLPRAVATRAAFDNAMALDIAMGGSTNTILHLLAAAQEAELEYTLEEINAVSRRVPCLAKVAPNVAPGGTYYMEDVHRAGGIPAILGELYRGGLLNEDVHTVHSTGIKDWLETWDVRGGSPSEEAVELWHAAPGCVRSATAFSQSERWETLDTDAAGGCIRDVAHAYSVDGGLAVLRGNLAEDGCVVKTAGVDESIWTFEGPAVVCESQEEAVDKILRKEITDGDVVVIRYEGPRGGPGMQEMLYPTSYLKGRGLGKTCALVTDGRFSGGTSGLSIGHASPEAASGGTIALVNDGDRIRIDIPNRSIELLVSDEELATRRAALNGVYAPANRDRKVSVALRAYAAMATSADKGAVRDITRLG